From Humisphaera borealis, the proteins below share one genomic window:
- the kdpF gene encoding K(+)-transporting ATPase subunit F produces the protein MTTLYVVGGCAAGLLFVYLLIALLKPEKFS, from the coding sequence ATGACCACCCTCTACGTCGTCGGCGGCTGTGCCGCCGGCTTGCTCTTCGTTTATCTGCTGATCGCATTGCTCAAGCCGGAGAAGTTCTCGTGA
- a CDS encoding outer membrane protein assembly factor BamB family protein — protein MPLLMKNVGRLIAGVLSSGLVLMPMTARADDAANWPRWRGPADIGSNEVGTYPSKLDATSLLWKVELPGKGCSTPIVWNQRIYITAPIDGQDAVLAYDWDGKPLWRTTIGPERAGKHRNGSGSNPSPVTDGTGVYVQYKSGHVAAVELDGKVRWTQKLLERFGKDTLYWDYGCSPVLTEKDVVVAMMHNGESYLAAFDKKTGELHWKVARNYQTPVEGDHSYATPIVYRHQGREALLVWGAQHLTAHDADSGKLLWECGGFDPKQTRNWVAVSSHLIVGDMAIVPYGRGSRLHGIRLGGAGNVTDTHRAWVREDTGTFVPTPAAYKGMVYLVRDKGEVECVNPADGKTLWQGSLPKSSSSYYSSPAIADGKVYAAREDGVIFIAGIEGKLELLSTTEMGERVVASPVPVASRLLIRGEKHLYCYGK, from the coding sequence ATGCCGTTGCTGATGAAGAATGTCGGCCGTCTGATCGCCGGGGTGTTGAGCTCCGGCCTGGTTCTGATGCCCATGACGGCACGTGCCGATGACGCCGCCAACTGGCCACGCTGGCGTGGGCCGGCCGACATCGGCAGCAACGAAGTCGGTACTTACCCGTCGAAGCTCGACGCGACTTCCCTGCTTTGGAAGGTCGAACTTCCCGGCAAAGGCTGCTCGACGCCGATCGTCTGGAACCAGCGCATCTACATCACCGCGCCGATCGACGGCCAGGACGCTGTTCTGGCGTACGACTGGGACGGCAAGCCGCTCTGGCGGACGACGATTGGCCCGGAACGCGCAGGCAAGCACCGCAACGGCTCCGGCAGCAACCCGTCGCCGGTCACTGACGGCACCGGCGTTTACGTGCAGTACAAGAGTGGTCACGTCGCGGCGGTCGAACTCGATGGGAAAGTGCGCTGGACGCAGAAGCTCCTGGAACGCTTCGGCAAGGACACGCTCTACTGGGATTACGGGTGCTCGCCGGTGCTCACCGAGAAGGATGTCGTCGTCGCAATGATGCACAACGGCGAGTCGTATCTCGCTGCGTTCGATAAGAAGACCGGGGAACTGCACTGGAAAGTGGCCCGCAACTACCAAACGCCGGTCGAAGGCGATCACAGCTACGCCACGCCGATCGTCTATCGGCATCAGGGTCGCGAAGCCCTGCTGGTTTGGGGCGCACAGCACCTGACCGCCCATGACGCCGACAGCGGGAAGCTGTTATGGGAGTGCGGCGGTTTTGACCCTAAGCAGACCCGCAACTGGGTGGCCGTCTCGTCGCACCTGATCGTTGGCGATATGGCGATCGTCCCTTACGGCCGCGGCAGCCGGCTGCACGGCATTCGTCTCGGCGGGGCGGGCAACGTGACCGACACGCACCGCGCCTGGGTGCGCGAAGACACCGGCACATTCGTCCCCACACCGGCGGCGTACAAGGGGATGGTGTATCTCGTCCGCGACAAGGGGGAGGTCGAATGCGTGAATCCCGCCGACGGCAAAACGCTCTGGCAGGGCAGTCTGCCCAAGTCGTCCTCGTCTTACTATTCGTCCCCGGCGATCGCCGATGGCAAGGTCTACGCCGCCCGGGAAGATGGCGTGATCTTCATTGCGGGCATCGAAGGAAAACTAGAACTGCTCTCGACCACCGAGATGGGCGAACGCGTCGTGGCATCACCCGTTCCGGTCGCCAGTCGACTGCTGATACGCGGTGAGAAGCACCTGTATTGCTACGGCAAGTAG